The Bacteroidota bacterium genome window below encodes:
- a CDS encoding type IV secretory system conjugative DNA transfer family protein — MKLFEIFISVLEETLKLLFEVLEGIFSASKKKGYNASFAFASSVLGRWEKGYCLAGNGRNLSVKDSYQNALIIGGTGTGKSSVTLIPSLYTMSGSFITHDPSGELFLKSAGYLKEKKYEVKRLNFANPSVSCGYNPLHRANSSSEIQKISSMLVQNSLNNGNGNSSENFWNTQAVALIAMMITILKTQERQYQNLFNVRHLLNSLGSNPKAIDKLFSRCADEKLFSEYKSFLAYDERVVSGVIASCKAALQIFSDEAVAKVTCHDNLDMEAFRKRPTVLYINNSVADQRYYAVLTSIFFEQFFAYILSRFPGQGEQDIWFLIDEASSLKLPTISLAVANVRKHRAGILLAIQDFNQLIHNYRKYEADAIRSNCFAKMYFTGQNLETARDLEQILGRFEYEDDKKRKITRELMTRDEIRTMKINRALLVCGHHPPILARLKPYYESRLFRLYSELPPPVLPNYLPDTLPSLTLNDN, encoded by the coding sequence ATGAAACTTTTTGAAATATTCATATCTGTTTTAGAAGAAACATTAAAACTCCTCTTTGAGGTATTAGAAGGAATTTTTTCCGCTTCGAAGAAGAAAGGGTATAACGCGAGTTTTGCTTTTGCCTCATCTGTTCTTGGAAGATGGGAAAAGGGGTATTGTCTTGCGGGTAATGGCAGGAATTTATCTGTCAAGGATTCTTACCAGAATGCATTAATTATTGGTGGAACCGGAACAGGCAAATCCTCCGTCACCCTGATTCCTTCGCTATATACCATGTCTGGTTCGTTCATAACCCATGATCCTTCCGGGGAACTATTTTTAAAATCTGCCGGATACCTGAAAGAAAAAAAATACGAAGTGAAGCGTTTGAACTTCGCCAACCCTTCCGTTTCCTGCGGATATAATCCTTTGCATCGGGCGAACTCTTCGAGTGAGATTCAAAAAATTTCTTCCATGCTCGTGCAAAATTCTTTGAATAACGGGAATGGAAACTCATCGGAAAATTTTTGGAATACGCAAGCGGTCGCTTTAATTGCAATGATGATTACAATTTTAAAAACACAGGAAAGGCAGTATCAAAATCTTTTTAATGTGCGCCATCTTTTGAATAGCTTGGGAAGCAATCCTAAAGCAATAGACAAACTATTCAGCCGATGTGCTGATGAAAAACTTTTTTCAGAGTATAAATCTTTTCTTGCTTACGATGAGCGCGTTGTTTCAGGAGTAATAGCCAGTTGTAAAGCAGCGTTGCAGATTTTTTCGGATGAAGCCGTGGCAAAAGTTACCTGCCATGATAATCTCGACATGGAAGCATTCAGGAAAAGGCCGACTGTTTTATACATAAATAATTCAGTGGCTGATCAGCGGTATTACGCAGTGCTTACGAGTATTTTCTTCGAGCAGTTCTTTGCATACATACTCTCAAGATTTCCCGGTCAAGGCGAACAGGACATATGGTTTTTAATTGACGAAGCCAGTTCGCTGAAATTGCCGACAATATCACTGGCAGTTGCGAATGTCCGCAAGCACAGGGCGGGAATCCTTCTCGCCATCCAGGACTTTAACCAGTTAATACATAACTATAGAAAATACGAAGCGGATGCCATCAGAAGCAACTGCTTTGCTAAAATGTATTTCACAGGACAAAATCTGGAAACTGCAAGGGATTTGGAGCAAATCCTCGGACGCTTCGAGTATGAAGATGATAAGAAAAGAAAAATAACCAGGGAATTAATGACGAGGGATGAAATTCGGACTATGAAAATCAACCGCGCTTTGCTCGTCTGCGGACATCATCCTCCCATCCTTGCCCGCCTTAAACCCTACTATGAATCGCGCCTATTTCGTTTATACAGCGAATTACCGCCCCCTGTGCTACCCAACTACCTGCCGGATACGCTGCCCTCATTAACGCTGAATGATAACTAA
- a CDS encoding tyrosine-type recombinase/integrase, translated as MKFLKTRNPKEAMLEALQFAKQVKENNIPEKVEKGKNSKPEIPNSKPVLLSHLSARYIAFLKGDATLFPEVMLRQRSKAHINDVKWVIKQFAICLTKYGYNFNELKPEDIGIQDINLFYKYLLEERKLSNRTFNKSMTLLSGFYKFLYKVEGVKVENIFGTIPHKALNTEEKINVPSQKQVEEIMEKMKDKIMGRVKVGKEHKDLYREWMPDLVKLAAYTGRRNEELVQMKFSDIKCDNNGNLYIKSPDIKVNRIRNLSGDKMKFVSVPVTSELYDLLLKLGYEKHIDSDRFLIANDEKMKRESMKHFISRSFSHYARQIKPEQPITLKSLRKLYITQLSKFLGAEQARQITGHSSTRIMQTNYIDSKVLAAAAKDFKVFDKNENNTQQREDDLQKMREQKMNDKQLSIAR; from the coding sequence GTGAAATTTCTGAAAACCAGAAATCCTAAAGAAGCAATGTTAGAAGCATTGCAGTTTGCAAAGCAGGTTAAGGAAAATAATATTCCTGAAAAAGTTGAAAAGGGAAAGAATTCCAAACCTGAAATTCCTAACAGCAAGCCAGTTTTGTTATCTCATCTCAGCGCACGTTACATTGCTTTTCTAAAAGGGGACGCAACTCTTTTTCCAGAGGTGATGCTGAGACAAAGGAGCAAGGCACACATTAACGATGTGAAATGGGTAATAAAGCAATTCGCCATCTGCCTGACAAAATACGGATACAATTTTAATGAACTAAAACCGGAGGATATTGGGATACAGGACATAAACCTGTTTTACAAATATCTTCTGGAAGAGCGTAAACTTTCGAACAGAACCTTTAATAAATCCATGACCTTGCTCTCAGGATTCTACAAGTTCCTTTATAAGGTAGAAGGCGTTAAGGTCGAAAATATATTCGGCACAATCCCACACAAAGCATTAAACACCGAAGAAAAAATAAATGTTCCATCTCAAAAGCAGGTTGAAGAAATAATGGAGAAGATGAAAGACAAAATTATGGGAAGAGTTAAGGTGGGGAAGGAGCATAAGGACTTATATCGCGAATGGATGCCTGACTTGGTAAAACTAGCCGCATATACAGGAAGACGAAACGAAGAGTTAGTTCAGATGAAATTCTCGGATATTAAGTGCGACAACAACGGAAATCTGTACATCAAATCTCCAGACATTAAAGTAAACCGCATTCGGAATTTAAGCGGTGACAAAATGAAGTTTGTTTCTGTGCCTGTTACTTCCGAACTGTATGACTTGCTTTTAAAATTAGGTTATGAGAAGCACATAGACAGTGACAGGTTTTTAATCGCTAATGACGAAAAAATGAAACGCGAATCCATGAAGCATTTTATCAGTAGAAGTTTTTCTCACTACGCACGCCAGATTAAACCCGAACAACCCATCACTTTGAAGTCATTGAGGAAACTTTACATCACTCAACTGTCAAAATTTTTAGGTGCGGAGCAGGCGCGGCAAATCACGGGGCATTCCAGTACGCGCATTATGCAGACAAATTACATTGACTCGAAAGTGCTTGCTGCTGCCGCGAAGGATTTTAAAGTGTTTGATAAGAATGAAAATAACACTCAACAGCGCGAAGATGACTTGCAGAAAATGCGGGAACAAAAAATGAACGATAAACAACTATCGATTGCCCGATAA
- a CDS encoding tyrosine-type recombinase/integrase encodes MVKPLYIPPKKSYRGLTVFCTKCNTNVAETCRDNGKPIQRCPFADKHRFKIYIHIPGTKNKRVTKIFDTRNLDEAISLAIQFRKEMEENNFTETYSPKISNQNKSQQVRKIQIQKENNNQPQLLLQVQSRYLGFLSGDKEICPSYMFRPRSKEHLDDIRRGMECLLVALKEAGYPVAELKITDIDKHAVGVFYDYMQKKELSGRTINKYLGYFTTMYKWLITQERYNIQNIFEGVRRSPVKAMDVESITEEELEKILEAVNDKELGKEKLSTGEIKSLWKPWLRDAILLSIYSGRRAAEIFHLKFSSIIEEKGEMTFIKSEDIKVNKIKNLQGDSKKYVSIPITTELKELLLRLGYRENKKTEKYIIADSEKMKRDTMARHLWRAFGHYAKQIGINKTFKSLRKTHASALAARIGAENARIITGHSGLKVLEEHYFDKKVIGKVAQDFSVFGKAS; translated from the coding sequence ATGGTAAAACCTCTTTACATTCCGCCAAAAAAAAGTTACAGGGGATTAACAGTCTTCTGCACAAAATGCAATACCAATGTTGCAGAAACGTGCAGAGACAATGGCAAACCCATTCAGCGTTGCCCGTTTGCTGATAAGCATCGCTTCAAAATCTACATTCATATTCCCGGTACGAAAAACAAACGAGTTACCAAAATCTTTGACACACGAAATCTTGATGAAGCAATTTCACTGGCAATTCAATTCAGGAAGGAAATGGAGGAAAATAATTTTACTGAAACATACTCTCCAAAAATCAGTAATCAAAATAAATCCCAACAAGTAAGAAAAATTCAAATTCAAAAAGAGAATAATAACCAACCGCAACTTTTATTGCAAGTTCAATCAAGATATCTCGGATTCCTTTCAGGAGATAAAGAAATTTGTCCTTCGTATATGTTTCGTCCGCGCAGTAAAGAACATTTGGATGATATCAGAAGAGGGATGGAATGCTTGCTTGTAGCATTGAAGGAAGCAGGTTACCCGGTTGCTGAATTAAAGATTACAGATATAGACAAGCATGCAGTGGGGGTATTTTACGACTACATGCAAAAGAAAGAACTATCAGGCAGAACCATCAATAAATATCTCGGCTACTTTACAACAATGTATAAATGGCTGATTACACAGGAGAGATACAATATTCAAAATATATTCGAAGGAGTAAGAAGGTCTCCTGTAAAAGCAATGGATGTGGAGTCAATCACCGAAGAAGAACTGGAAAAAATATTGGAAGCAGTTAACGATAAAGAATTGGGAAAAGAAAAACTCAGCACCGGAGAAATAAAATCACTTTGGAAACCCTGGCTCAGAGATGCAATTCTTCTTTCCATCTACAGCGGAAGACGAGCCGCTGAAATATTTCACTTGAAATTTTCTTCTATCATCGAAGAAAAAGGAGAAATGACTTTCATAAAATCCGAAGACATAAAAGTCAACAAAATCAAAAATCTTCAAGGAGATTCTAAAAAATATGTTTCAATCCCAATTACTACTGAACTGAAAGAACTTTTATTGAGGTTGGGCTATCGTGAAAACAAGAAAACAGAAAAATATATTATTGCTGATTCTGAAAAAATGAAACGCGACACTATGGCAAGGCATTTATGGAGAGCATTCGGGCATTATGCAAAGCAAATCGGAATCAATAAAACTTTCAAATCCCTCCGTAAAACGCACGCCAGCGCGCTTGCTGCAAGAATTGGCGCGGAGAACGCAAGAATTATCACCGGGCACAGTGGTTTAAAGGTTTTAGAGGAACACTACTTCGATAAAAAAGTGATTGGAAAAGTTGCGCAGGATTTCAGCGTATTCGGAAAGGCATCCTGA
- a CDS encoding peptidase S41 has product MKKLFLISTAIFALTVKHNLTAQNCSCADNFIWLKQTIEKNDAGFQYVIDKKGEEEYKKHNEIFSEKVKSIQAKEECAETLSNWLKFIRSGHIGIWVNADENKKENSNDNPDKNKKLFQNWETFSYEDKEFNSYLTSIKKPSLEGIWINPQYTIGIRKIKDEYIGFIIKGDNIYWSKEQVKLKIREENGKQIATYYMKDHSAKKFDDVELLGNNFLQIGFNSFKRVTPAFPSDKKLEMYFKFISTDVPLFEKLSDKTAILRIPSFEGSEKKLIDSVIDANKNIITKTENLIIDLRDNGGGSDGSYEKITPFIYTNPIRTIGAEFLSTTLNNQRMKEFTNDPDFSEEDKKWAKESLEKLNQHIGEFVTLDSSSVDIEKFDSVYIYPKNVGIIINENNGSTTEQFLLSAKQSKKVKLFGTTTRGVLDISNMYLINSPCNDLKLGYSLSRSKRIPDMTIDDKGIQPDYYIDKTISKYDWIDFVNKILSNE; this is encoded by the coding sequence ATGAAAAAACTTTTTCTTATCTCGACAGCAATTTTCGCACTGACAGTTAAGCATAATTTGACCGCTCAAAATTGCAGTTGCGCAGACAACTTTATTTGGCTTAAACAAACAATTGAAAAAAATGACGCAGGGTTTCAATATGTAATAGATAAAAAAGGAGAAGAAGAATATAAAAAGCACAATGAAATTTTTTCAGAAAAAGTAAAATCCATCCAAGCCAAAGAAGAATGTGCGGAAACACTTTCAAATTGGTTAAAGTTTATCAGGTCTGGACACATAGGAATATGGGTAAATGCTGATGAAAACAAAAAAGAAAATAGCAATGACAATCCGGATAAAAACAAAAAACTTTTTCAAAATTGGGAAACCTTTTCTTATGAAGACAAAGAATTCAATTCATACTTAACATCAATTAAAAAACCAAGTTTGGAAGGAATTTGGATTAATCCGCAATACACAATAGGAATTAGGAAAATTAAAGATGAATATATAGGTTTCATAATTAAAGGAGATAATATTTATTGGAGCAAGGAGCAGGTAAAATTAAAAATAAGGGAAGAAAACGGGAAACAAATTGCTACTTATTATATGAAAGACCACTCTGCAAAAAAATTTGATGATGTTGAGTTACTTGGAAATAATTTTCTTCAAATCGGATTTAACTCTTTCAAAAGAGTTACGCCAGCTTTTCCATCCGACAAAAAACTTGAAATGTATTTCAAATTTATTTCAACAGATGTTCCGCTCTTTGAAAAACTATCAGACAAAACAGCAATATTGCGTATTCCCTCATTTGAAGGTTCAGAAAAAAAACTTATTGATAGCGTCATTGACGCAAACAAAAACATAATCACAAAGACAGAAAATTTAATAATTGATTTGAGAGACAATGGTGGAGGAAGTGATGGCAGTTATGAAAAAATAACACCTTTCATTTATACAAACCCAATCAGGACAATAGGTGCTGAATTTCTATCAACCACGTTGAACAATCAACGAATGAAGGAATTTACGAATGATCCTGACTTTTCAGAAGAAGATAAAAAATGGGCAAAAGAATCGTTGGAGAAATTAAATCAACACATCGGAGAATTTGTAACACTCGACAGCTCTTCGGTTGATATAGAAAAATTTGACTCTGTTTACATCTATCCTAAAAATGTTGGAATAATTATTAATGAAAATAACGGAAGCACGACAGAGCAGTTTCTTTTGTCAGCCAAACAAAGCAAGAAAGTAAAACTATTCGGGACAACAACAAGAGGAGTTCTTGATATTTCAAATATGTATTTAATCAACTCTCCTTGCAATGACTTAAAATTAGGTTACAGTTTATCAAGAAGCAAACGAATTCCCGACATGACAATTGACGATAAAGGTATTCAACCCGACTACTACATTGACAAGACAATTTCCAAATATGACTGGATTGATTTCGTAAATAAAATATTGAGCAATGAATAA
- a CDS encoding caspase family protein, whose amino-acid sequence MKGENYILVIAIDKYIDSSFLSLNNAKLDAKKLIDILVSKYGYKTIKKPLFDNEANRSSIIEALNELTFSLKENDSIIIYFAGHGTIHPKTNKGYWIPYDAKYTVGDYILNSSVKDYIEGIDAKHVLLISDSCFSGTFLTQTREIGNENQFSKLEESKSRWLLASGREEKVSDGHPGVGSPFANSLIECLVGNKKKNLLFSEISNYVLLNIDKNANQQPIVAHLDGVGHEGGQMIFRLKEENNQRNKTNRSWEESFKLFCDAKETRPEWPFISKGNPETKSLGIWCQGERDKKRKDKLIPEREQRLLDAGFIFDPHAEKFYIGLGKFLAFMHKTGLNDVPAKLYKYYRSENAWHRVQQKWYQKAPCDLSNPKAYPLYRYKILVKEGIPLEVESNEDAWNQFQIDLVKFYETHERFLAIPSQVSKDPFIAELGNKLNDYMVSWKRNELSIDKIKFIEQFVDINYGLNRDKRNFQKDLNAWLEMKNIYPNKKPKRQERVKYKKVLDWEATQKNRFDGFPEWKKELLVKHNLILKNSHSQQALPL is encoded by the coding sequence TTGAAAGGCGAAAACTATATACTTGTAATTGCTATTGATAAATACATTGATAGTTCATTCCTTTCTTTAAACAACGCAAAACTTGATGCTAAAAAATTAATAGATATACTTGTGTCTAAATATGGTTATAAAACAATAAAAAAACCATTATTTGATAATGAAGCAAACAGAAGCAGTATCATTGAAGCATTGAATGAACTTACGTTTTCTTTAAAGGAAAATGATAGCATTATTATTTATTTCGCTGGACATGGTACAATTCATCCAAAGACCAATAAAGGTTATTGGATTCCTTATGATGCAAAATATACAGTTGGAGATTATATTCTAAATTCCTCAGTTAAAGATTACATAGAAGGAATTGACGCAAAACATGTTCTATTAATTTCTGATTCTTGTTTTTCTGGAACTTTTTTAACACAAACTCGTGAAATTGGAAATGAAAATCAATTTTCTAAGTTGGAAGAATCTAAATCAAGGTGGTTGTTAGCCTCTGGTAGAGAAGAAAAAGTATCTGATGGACATCCTGGCGTAGGAAGCCCATTTGCAAATTCTTTGATAGAATGTTTGGTAGGGAATAAGAAAAAAAATCTTTTATTTTCTGAAATATCAAATTACGTATTACTTAATATAGATAAAAATGCAAATCAGCAACCAATAGTTGCTCACCTTGATGGTGTCGGGCATGAAGGCGGACAAATGATTTTTAGATTAAAAGAAGAAAATAACCAAAGGAATAAAACAAACAGAAGTTGGGAAGAAAGTTTTAAGTTATTCTGTGATGCTAAAGAAACCCGACCAGAATGGCCATTTATTTCTAAAGGAAATCCTGAAACTAAATCATTAGGAATATGGTGTCAAGGGGAAAGAGATAAAAAACGCAAAGACAAACTTATTCCTGAAAGAGAACAACGATTACTTGATGCGGGATTTATTTTTGACCCTCACGCAGAGAAGTTTTACATAGGACTTGGGAAGTTTCTTGCTTTTATGCATAAAACTGGATTGAATGATGTTCCAGCAAAGTTGTATAAATACTATAGAAGTGAAAATGCTTGGCACAGGGTTCAGCAAAAATGGTATCAAAAAGCGCCATGCGATTTAAGCAATCCCAAAGCGTATCCCCTTTATAGATATAAAATATTAGTTAAGGAAGGGATTCCATTAGAAGTAGAAAGTAATGAAGATGCCTGGAATCAGTTTCAAATTGACCTTGTAAAATTTTATGAAACTCACGAAAGATTTTTGGCTATTCCTTCACAGGTTTCTAAAGATCCATTCATTGCGGAATTGGGAAATAAATTAAATGATTACATGGTAAGTTGGAAAAGAAATGAATTGAGTATTGATAAAATTAAATTCATAGAGCAATTTGTTGATATAAATTATGGATTGAATCGGGATAAGAGAAATTTTCAAAAGGACTTGAATGCTTGGCTTGAAATGAAAAATATATATCCCAATAAAAAACCTAAAAGGCAAGAAAGAGTAAAATATAAAAAGGTTTTAGATTGGGAAGCAACGCAGAAAAATAGATTTGACGGTTTTCCTGAATGGAAAAAAGAGTTACTAGTAAAACATAATCTTATTCTAAAAAATAGCCACTCTCAACAAGCATTACCCTTATAG